ATTCTAATTACATGATTTCTACGCTTGTGATAGAATTTATAGTAATTTATAAAAGCGATTCCAATCCTCTTCATTTAAAAACTGCAAAGGCTTAGGCTGAGGTGCAGATAGTTGATTAGATActgataattttatatgtaatggTAGGACAGTTTATGAATATTATAGTCAATAGCACCCTTACTAGTCTGAATTTACAAAATCATCCTTCTTCTGTTGATATTGCtctttttcaattatattttctcaatactgataattttatatgtagtgttttattttgttcagaTGAATTGCTGCATGGAACAGTTTTTGATGACTTGACCGTTAGCCGGCAGAATATGTGCTAAGATTTTCCCTCAATTGGCACTTTTTTCATTGTTTCTAATGGTTTGTATTTGTTGTATGCATTGCATGCACGTGCCATGTACATATTGTAACatcccgtttttcagtggtgtcagaaataatACTTTCGAGaccataatttcaaaaattgagtcaataaataatatttatttaatatctacAAGTCTATTATagtgtcgtattaaaatttggttagaaaatGTTAACGTTTAgctagttaattaagtaaaaagaactaaatcgtaaaaattaaaaaaaatttcttattattagattaaatatattaaatggctttagaaaatttatttgatgGCCCTAATCGGTAATTAGACCATATTAGTTTATAGTGGACGGTTTTGACTtgtttattaaagaaattttgttaatttataagggtaaaatggtaaataagtgaataatatgaaaaacaaataggaaaaaatcatcatcttccttaATATTTTCTTCCACCGAAAATAGAAAGGAAACACCATTGAAAAGCTTTGAAGGTTCGACCATTGATACTCTCTTGCATGTAAGCCTGTTTTGAGCcgttttccataaattttatgtttttgagattgttgtagtttaatttaattaacccAGGGGTTAATTGATAAAACTGctaaacattttgaaatgtgtcattgttgagtttgtgaagtttttgaaatttgttgATAGTTTTGTAAGTTTGATAGCTAAATAGGAttatttagtaaagtaatttttagtgattttgatagttaaggattaaattgttaaagtagtaaaatttcatgaaaattattgcaaaattttgaaatttatgggtTGTTAAAGAACTCCAGGAAATTCGGCTAGCATAGTTTAAGCTTAAATGTGTTCAATTTGAAAGTTTCGGGTTTtaagactaaattacataaaaggtaaagtttaggggtaattttgtaaaatgtgaaaaaagtttaaatgtataattttgattgtttttgtgaTTTGAagagattaattaaattaaaatatactttaaatcTAGAATCTCAACGACCAGAGGACATacgaggaaaatgaaaaattgtcgATTAGTCTCTGATAGTTGAATCACTTAGACATGTAAGTTCATACTATCTTCTGTGGttataatttgttattaaatgttgttaattatttgtatataaatttttgaaatagaaatCAGACTATGTggtaataaatcaaatgctaAGATAATTCTTTTAGACTGAGTAAAAGTCTCATACACAAGGTTTCTGAATGATTCCCATTCTGGACCGAGCtccagcatttgttgtggactCGGATATACATGTGACACAGGTTTAGTCTGGACTGGTAATCTGTTgtcgttttaaaggtttagcctagACTGAGAACCTAACATGTATATATAGTCCTGGTCAGGCTATTTTTCAGTGTTGTTAATGGTTTAACCCGGACGGGTAACCTAACAAATGTATTTTGTACTCGACTAGCTCGAACGAGCATTAACTATTTTTCGCACTCATGTAATAAGTTCTTTTACAAAATTCCATTAGAAAATCAAAGGATATATAGTGTGTTATTAATGTGGACAAAATATGAATTCTGACTATCCTTATGATAGTTATTTGTTGATCCAGAATTATTGAACTTTATCATGATAGGGATATTAGTttgaatagaaatttaaaattagctATGAAATGAATAAGGtaagttattgaattgaattgtatgagcttactaagtattttaCATACTTCAATTATTATGTTCTGTAGATTTTGGATACTCTAAACGTGCCGATCGGATCAACAAGAGTTCACACCTATCATCTTTTGACTCGGTagattttgaagtttgaaattgTGGTTACTTGTGGCAAGTATATAGgatgtttatttttcaaatgttgaaCTTGTTTTGGTACTTTAGTTGCAAATGCACTTGTATGCAAATTTGATGTACGTATTAGATATTTGGCATTTTGGTAATGTGTTATTAAAAGTCATGTTTGAatggtattttgaatgattatGTGCTAACAAGTTTTGGTGTGAATATTGTTAGTTTGTGATGCTAGAATggatgaattgaatgatttggatggttgattaaatttgatttatatgtggtgtcaatgagggtacattggttagtcACCAAGGTTGGATGATTTTGTACATTTTGggtatgttttaatgttttttgaaTAGGTAAAAATGATTGGAAATGGTTTGGCTTGAAACTTAAGAAATGGTAGATGAAAAAGGTTGGATTTGAAGTTATTTCAGGTGCatacggcctgggacacgggctgttacacagccgtgtgtcacacacagtcacccacacggccgtgtggttgTTTGATTTTAGGTGCAAGATATTTCACACGGTCATAGGTTGTTATACGGCCTGGCTACATAGTCGTGTGACCCTATATTCGAATTGTATATGGTCTAAGAACACGGGCGCGTGGAGTAGTCACACGGCCATATTTGGGGTCACATGAGCTTGTCTCTGTCACACTACCATGTAACCCCTGTTGAcactttttactcaaaatttcgTAGAAGTTTTAGTTTAATCTAGAATTGATTCtggtttgttttaaatgttatgtaaGCCCGATAAAGGTCCAGATATGATTGAATAACATGgaaattattatgatttattatgaaatgatatattttgTCTATATTTGTTTGATTGTTGAAAAGTGAGTGTTTTATAGTTGTATCCTCTTATAACTCAAGTTAGGTGAACAAaccgagtatagggtgttacacatattGTCTACATTCATATGTCTGTCCATATGTGGGTATCTACGTATTCATGTATGCATTgtcaattaataaattcaattgcaGAAACATCTGAACAACAAGTAAGCTTTGGGGTTATGTTATAAGTGCTTGTTTGTGTTTAGCAATCATTTGGAAAAAACAGTGGCTATATTGTTCTTCACTACAGTTGTATTTTCTATGGATTCTTGCATGTGATGTTGAAACTTTTGCAAATTAAGAAGGACTAAAAAAATGTTTGGACAGTTCTTAATCTTTTCTAAGTTCTTCATGTAGCTTAATGGTAATTCTTTTGGCAATAGTTGCATTCTATCGATATATGTAAAACACTGCTTTTCCACTACATGAAGTTAACTATGTGGATCaactatatttttgttttatatttaggatcTCATCATGAGTGAGATTAGTAACATCAAGGTTTTgccattaaatcacatgttcTTGCACGTAAAATGTACAGGagttacattattttattttattaattaagcaaTTGTCTTGTATTCAATATGATTGCCTCAGTGTAAGCTTGTGTTCCCTATGTATGTTCCCTATCTATTTCACCGTAGTAGTAACAccccttaaatatttttttccttaatgcAGTTTGGAGTAACTCATATTGTTGATATAGTTTTGTCACCTTTGTCCAGATAGAGTTGCAGGTCATTAATTCTCTCTTCGCaagcataatttattattcttgcaagttttgcaaaaaaaaaaaaaaagaagatatgCATAAGTAATATGCTTACGAGATTTTAAGAATCTCGCGGTTTGCTGATTTACAATCATGACCTTCGATTTTCTAACAATTTGCTAATTTACGATCACGACTATCATTTTTACAGTCCGCTGATTTACAATCACAACCTTCAATTTTCTAATAGTTTGTTGATTTACGATCGCGAGTGTCATATTTACGGTCCGTTGATTTACAATCACAACCTTTGATTTTCTAACAGTTTGCTGATTTATTATCACGACTGTCATTTTTAAAGCTCGTTGATTTACGATCACGGCTTCAGTTCATTGATTTATGATCACGGCTTCAGTTCATTGATTTATGATCATGAACACTTCATAAAGAGTTTGTTGATTTACGATCACGATCTTCGGCTTTCTAACTATTCGCTGATTTACGATCACGATTATCATTTTTACGGTCTGTTGATTTACTATCACGACCTTCGATTTTCTAACAGTTTGCTAATTTACGATCACAAATGTCATTTTTACGGTCTGTTGATTTATGATCACAACCTTCGACTTCCTAATAGTTCGTTGATTTACGATCACGACTGTTATTTTACGGTCCGCTGATTTGTGATTACAACCTTCGATTTTCTAACAATtcattgatttacgatcacaacTGTCACTTTTACGGTCCGCTGATTTATGATCACGACCTTCGATTTTCTAATACTTCACTGATTAACGATCACGACTATCATTTTTACGGTTCACTGATTTACGATCATGACCTTTGATTTTCTAATAGTTCATTGATTTACGATTATGACTGTCATTTTTACGGTCCGCTAATTTTCGATCACGACCTTTGATTTTCCAACAATTCGTTGATTTATGATCATGACTGCCATTTTTATGGTTCACTAATTTACGATCATGACCTTTGGCTTTCTAACAGTTCGCTAATTTACGATTACAACCTTTTACTCACGAGATTTCACGAATCCCACGATATTTTACAATACAATTCGCAATATTCTACAATGCATTTCGTAGCATTTCTGTAAATATAGTTCGCAGTAATTCTACAATACAGTTCGTAGCATTTCTTCAAATACAGCTTGCATAATTCTACAACATGATTTGTTTCCTTAAAACCATTTCTCCAACAACCTTGTGACTCCTGGACCACACCATTAGATAACAAAATTTGCCAGTAAAGTTTCAAGGTAAAACTTATATAGTAAGCCCCAAATTACACACTTCACATGTGTAAGCTTGTCTCAGAAGAGTCACTTTATAATTCTTCTTCTACAAGGTGGGGAACAAATTGTTATgcaattataataaaaataacccAGCCTGGAATCCAACCCGATAAATcccactatatatatatttctaaaaagCCATCTGCGGGAGTGGAGGGCACTCCAGACAAGCCACTGGATTATCTTCTTCTTATTTGCTTCTTCATTATCGTCTCCTTCTTTACTTCCGTTGATACTGTATATCAACACATATAATGTAACTTTTGTTGATTATACTTAAATAAGATCTAAGATATAATGTAACATAATTATAGTACATGACAGATTGTACtatatacaatataattatacataatgTAATAATacacattataatatcaataattgtatattatcttttagaggataattattctatatattatcaataaaaCAAGAAAGTTTCATAAACAAGTTTAGAATGTTcctataaaaataagaaaaattactACAATTGTGccgaaaataaaatttccacAGAAGTAAATTATAATGGTGATAAATGCttgtagaattttatttttcaccaaTTATGCACCAAATAAGTACCATTAACATGTGCATTGCCAATGTAAAATTTCCACCAGCAAGATTATACGaacttttctattattttattatactaacCATACATAAAATGGTCAtccttattatattattatacctaaaatgcaattaaaaataatgttttatttatatttaacctatattgtttaaataatatctatactataataaaatatttagattttcttttccttttatgaGACAAATTTAAATTGTGTTTGTAAAAGTAaacttaatatttacatttgaaataaaaatattttataactagtaaaactttaaaactaaTTGAATATTTCTAAAATTGCTCACCTTAAAACAATTCAAACCCGAAATTATTCAACTCTAAAAATATCCGAACTCAAACTAaactaaatccaaaataatccAAATTTGAAAACAATGGTACCCCAATCTCTCTCGCAAAAAGTTCTGGTAATCCGCAAACAAAGTGATCACAAAAATGGAGAACCCAAAGTGAGGCAGACATATTAGGTTCAAATGCAAGCAAACTAAGCACAAAACATAATCCATTCAACAAAAAAACAACTTTAATATGATCCACCAAAAGAAACTACAACTCATTTTCCCTCTCCTAAGTTAAGAAACAAACTAGTAATAACAAGTCCTCTGACTACTGTCGGACTTCGGCTTTCTTCTTCTGCCAAAGCCTGTCGAGTGCGCTATCGGCATCGCCCTGCAAAGTAGAACAAACTAATTAGCAGCCAAAATCAGATGCAACTCAATATCTTGAAAAAGAACTGAGGCAACAAAATTGAACTTCTTATTAATAGAATCCAACTTTTATACAATGAACAACTTTGTAATTGGGTCTACCAGGAACCTGTCAGTCTACAAGCAACCAGGCTTGCTTTCCTGCGATATATTGCATCAGGTCTTTAAGCATGGAGTTTTAGCTGTGGTATTTCAATTCAGAATGTTCTTAAAACCAAAGTTTATTTCTCCAAATGTACTACCAGAGCAGAGCAGATGGTATAagttaaaaacattcaaaatgaaCAACTCTGTAACTGTGTCTATACTAGGACCTTGTGCCAATCTACAGGCAGTCGGACACACCCCACATTGCTTCCTCCAGGTCTTTACACATTGCATCCAAAATATGCTTGAGATATGCTAATAAACCCAATGTTTTCTCTTGCAAAGTAAATGGATCACAATTGACACTTCAAATGCATCTCAAACATTCAGAGTCTTTAACTAGAATAACTAACAAAGCAAGTTGCAATATTAAGCTTTTTAAGCATGACCAGAATTTTAAATATGTCATTAATGCAAACCTGAGAATGCAGTGAAATGATCCTTCAAGAATCctccaaataaaaaaagaaattaaattaaacattcaCTTATCAGCCACCAGTAACATAGGACTGAAGCAGCCCAAAATATCCAACAGAGGGTTAGTAAAGAACCAAAACGAACCTGGGCTCGAACAAAGCCACAAAGAGCAAAAGTGGAGAATGTGCCAGTGTATCTGCCAAGCTCATCCAAGTGCCCAACGTTAATCTGAACGGATGCATGATCCTTGGAGGTTATAAGCCTGTTAGTGGCGGAACTGCAACAACAAAAGTACAAATGAGCATtacaatataaacaaaaattgtGAGAAAGAAACATGAGTGAAGCAAATTAAATACCATTTCCTGGGGATATAAAGATCCATGTTTTGCCCCTCTTCGTTCTGCATCTTTTCAGATT
The nucleotide sequence above comes from Gossypium raimondii isolate GPD5lz chromosome 13, ASM2569854v1, whole genome shotgun sequence. Encoded proteins:
- the LOC105783476 gene encoding 40S ribosomal protein S21; the protein is MQNEEGQNMDLYIPRKCSATNRLITSKDHASVQINVGHLDELGRYTGTFSTFALCGFVRAQGDADSALDRLWQKKKAEVRQ